From Pseudothermotoga thermarum DSM 5069, a single genomic window includes:
- the cheY gene encoding chemotaxis protein CheY: protein MAKRVLIVDDAAFMRMLLRDIITKAGYEVVGEAANGVEAVEKYKELKPDIVTMDITMPEMNGIEAIKKIREIDPNAKIIVCSAMGQQAMVIEAIQAGAKDFIVKPFQHSRVIEALQKVG, encoded by the coding sequence ATGGCAAAAAGGGTTTTGATAGTTGATGATGCAGCTTTTATGAGAATGCTATTGAGGGACATAATAACTAAAGCGGGGTATGAAGTTGTTGGAGAAGCGGCAAACGGTGTGGAAGCTGTTGAAAAGTACAAGGAACTAAAACCTGATATCGTCACGATGGACATAACCATGCCGGAGATGAATGGTATAGAAGCCATAAAAAAAATTCGAGAAATTGATCCCAACGCCAAGATAATAGTTTGCAGCGCTATGGGACAGCAAGCGATGGTTATTGAGGCCATCCAAGCTGGTGCAAAGGATTTCATAGTCAAGCCTTTCCAGCACTCTCGTGTGATTGAAGCGCTTCAAAAAGTTGGTTAA
- a CDS encoding FliO/MopB family protein, translating to MGIIGALFFQVLLAFLLLIGFLAFVYFFVRRKTISFGKNIRVVERFYLDRSTSIVLVRLMDDYYFILVTPSGATVLKKLTEEEMGSLEQAKESSFSEIFFKHIARKSKKGENQ from the coding sequence GTGGGGATTATAGGAGCGCTCTTTTTTCAAGTTCTTTTGGCTTTTCTTCTTTTGATCGGTTTTCTTGCGTTCGTTTATTTTTTTGTCCGACGAAAAACGATATCTTTTGGGAAAAATATCCGTGTTGTTGAGAGATTTTACCTTGATAGATCTACCTCGATTGTTTTGGTTAGACTGATGGATGACTATTATTTTATCCTTGTAACTCCTTCTGGTGCAACTGTTTTGAAAAAGTTGACAGAGGAAGAAATGGGTTCTTTGGAACAAGCCAAAGAATCTTCTTTCTCCGAGATCTTCTTCAAGCACATAGCGCGAAAAAGCAAGAAAGGTGAAAATCAGTGA
- the fliP gene encoding flagellar type III secretion system pore protein FliP (The bacterial flagellar biogenesis protein FliP forms a type III secretion system (T3SS)-type pore required for flagellar assembly.): MRKLLLSLLLVLFLTTGFPQEEIPFPSIRIGISPAESPRDLVTTLEILLILTVLALAPSILVLFTSFTRIIVVFSFLRNALGTRQTPPAQVLVGLALFLTFLIMQPVWNDIYNNALQPYMNGQIGYQEMFSRIMNRVRIFMINELKNHHNEGKVFLLASSVGQKFDKLEDAPNSILIPAFVLGELELGFKMGMLLYIPFIVIDMVVSSILLAMGMIMIPPVLISLPFKVLLFVAVNGWDLLISGLIKSFAGG, encoded by the coding sequence GTGAGAAAGCTGTTGTTATCCTTGCTTTTGGTGCTCTTTCTCACGACTGGTTTCCCGCAAGAGGAAATTCCATTTCCTTCGATCAGGATAGGTATATCACCCGCAGAAAGCCCGCGAGATCTTGTTACAACGTTGGAAATACTTCTTATATTGACAGTTTTAGCTCTTGCGCCGAGTATTCTTGTTTTGTTCACATCTTTTACAAGGATAATAGTTGTCTTTTCGTTTTTGAGGAATGCCCTCGGTACGCGACAAACTCCTCCGGCGCAAGTTTTAGTTGGATTGGCTCTTTTTCTGACTTTTTTGATAATGCAGCCAGTTTGGAATGACATTTACAACAATGCTTTACAACCCTACATGAACGGGCAGATAGGTTATCAAGAGATGTTCTCCAGGATTATGAATCGAGTGAGGATTTTCATGATAAATGAACTTAAAAATCATCACAACGAAGGAAAAGTTTTTTTGCTTGCATCGTCTGTTGGACAAAAATTTGACAAATTGGAAGACGCTCCGAACAGCATTTTGATTCCAGCTTTTGTTCTTGGAGAACTTGAGCTTGGTTTTAAGATGGGAATGCTGTTGTACATACCGTTCATAGTCATAGACATGGTTGTTTCGAGCATTCTTCTGGCCATGGGTATGATAATGATTCCACCTGTTTTGATATCTCTTCCCTTCAAGGTATTACTCTTTGTAGCGGTGAACGGTTGGGACCTTTTGATATCCGGATTGATAAAAAGCTTTGCGGGAGGATGA
- the fliQ gene encoding flagellar biosynthesis protein FliQ has product MTIDVFVDIVKQGVQTVILVITPPLLVSLIVGLVISIFQAVTQIHEQTLTFAPKIILVLLTVALLGSWMLQKLVEYSQELLEKYMGMI; this is encoded by the coding sequence ATGACGATAGACGTTTTTGTGGACATCGTCAAGCAAGGTGTTCAAACTGTAATTTTGGTTATAACCCCGCCTTTGTTGGTCAGCTTGATCGTAGGACTTGTGATAAGCATATTCCAAGCTGTTACGCAGATACATGAACAAACATTGACGTTTGCTCCGAAGATTATTCTGGTCCTTTTGACAGTGGCTTTGCTGGGTAGTTGGATGCTTCAAAAACTTGTTGAGTATTCGCAGGAATTGTTGGAAAAGTACATGGGAATGATCTAG
- the fliR gene encoding flagellar biosynthetic protein FliR encodes MDWKVFLETKFLVWVLFVTRLAGMFMIAPFFADWFFPLQLKIPLVVFFSWAALPMINEVIPLSINVMSLVLSMLANYFLGFLIGFFAILPFAAISIAGEIFGTQMVLALSSVFDPQREETPILGEFVYVVGLYVFVALNGHLLLLQAIVESTSKVPLSQTILKPNIVSLVLEKSGEMFVVAMKFGFPIIAFMLVVTLALGILSRLIPQMNVFMVGMPLKILVGLILFLGMIPVWADVFSQISVRLMNFVENFVKNL; translated from the coding sequence TTGGATTGGAAAGTCTTTCTTGAAACCAAGTTTTTGGTTTGGGTTTTGTTTGTTACAAGGTTAGCGGGCATGTTCATGATCGCTCCTTTTTTTGCAGATTGGTTTTTCCCCTTGCAGCTTAAAATTCCGCTTGTGGTGTTTTTCAGCTGGGCGGCTCTTCCGATGATAAACGAAGTTATTCCTTTGAGTATAAACGTGATGAGTTTAGTTCTTTCCATGCTGGCAAACTACTTTTTGGGGTTTTTGATTGGTTTTTTTGCAATATTACCTTTTGCCGCTATCTCAATTGCTGGAGAAATTTTTGGAACACAGATGGTTTTAGCTTTATCGTCGGTCTTCGATCCTCAGCGTGAAGAAACACCAATCCTTGGAGAATTCGTTTACGTTGTTGGTTTATACGTGTTTGTGGCTTTGAACGGACATTTGTTGCTCCTGCAAGCAATTGTTGAGTCAACCAGCAAAGTACCTTTGTCACAGACGATTTTAAAGCCAAATATCGTATCATTGGTTTTGGAAAAAAGCGGAGAAATGTTTGTAGTCGCGATGAAATTTGGTTTTCCGATAATTGCGTTCATGCTTGTCGTAACTTTGGCACTTGGAATACTCTCACGATTGATTCCGCAGATGAACGTTTTTATGGTCGGAATGCCTTTAAAGATTTTGGTTGGTTTAATCTTGTTTCTTGGGATGATACCGGTATGGGCGGACGTTTTTTCGCAAATTTCGGTGCGTCTGATGAATTTTGTGGAGAATTTTGTCAAAAATCTTTGA
- the flhB gene encoding flagellar biosynthesis protein FlhB, whose translation MDIQLFADPEKTEKPTPRRRKKAREEGQVATSRELNMAVSFIASAFAMRFLFQRLVLALEKTSFEFFTLNGYEQQLDSFGQNLLWQFTHVLLIVAMIFMVTILAAVFVGSLQTKFFFSFKPLRIDLKRINPVEGFKRMFSLRSLFELIKSIFKMVIVGYVGYSIVRKNWKTFALYSDMDLFEASKKLFVLLYEVMFQCGLALLALAFFDYFYQWWEFEKSLRMTRQELKEEYREVEGSPEIKRKQREIMIRLARGRMLQEVPKADVVVTNPTHIAVALKYDAEEMEAPIVLAKGLDELAQKIVEIARQNNIPIVRNPQVARQLYYSVEVGEQIPPTLYRAVAEILAYVYSLKT comes from the coding sequence ATGGATATACAACTTTTTGCCGATCCTGAGAAAACGGAAAAACCAACTCCGCGTAGAAGAAAAAAAGCTAGAGAAGAAGGTCAAGTCGCAACCTCTAGGGAACTAAACATGGCTGTTTCTTTCATTGCATCGGCTTTTGCGATGAGGTTTCTTTTTCAAAGATTGGTTTTGGCTTTGGAAAAAACCAGTTTTGAGTTTTTCACGTTAAATGGATATGAGCAACAGCTGGATTCTTTCGGCCAAAACTTGCTGTGGCAATTCACGCATGTTTTGTTGATAGTCGCAATGATTTTCATGGTGACAATACTTGCCGCGGTCTTTGTTGGAAGCCTTCAAACTAAATTCTTCTTTTCCTTTAAACCTTTAAGAATTGATCTAAAAAGAATCAATCCAGTTGAAGGTTTTAAAAGGATGTTTTCGTTAAGAAGTCTTTTTGAGCTTATTAAATCGATCTTCAAGATGGTCATAGTTGGATACGTGGGTTATTCGATCGTAAGAAAAAATTGGAAAACTTTTGCACTTTACAGCGATATGGATCTTTTTGAAGCTTCGAAAAAACTTTTTGTTCTTCTTTATGAAGTCATGTTTCAATGCGGGTTAGCGTTGTTGGCGCTTGCTTTTTTTGATTATTTTTACCAATGGTGGGAATTTGAAAAAAGCCTTCGAATGACCAGGCAAGAACTCAAAGAAGAGTACAGAGAAGTCGAAGGAAGTCCAGAGATAAAGCGAAAACAACGCGAAATTATGATAAGGCTTGCTCGTGGACGTATGTTGCAAGAGGTGCCCAAAGCGGATGTTGTTGTTACAAATCCAACCCACATTGCCGTTGCTTTAAAATACGATGCGGAGGAAATGGAAGCACCAATTGTACTTGCAAAAGGGTTGGATGAACTTGCCCAAAAAATCGTTGAAATTGCAAGGCAAAATAACATTCCAATCGTGAGAAACCCACAGGTTGCAAGGCAGCTTTATTATTCTGTTGAAGTTGGAGAACAGATCCCTCCAACACTTTACCGCGCCGTTGCAGAAATTCTTGCTTATGTTTACTCACTTAAAACTTAA
- the flhA gene encoding flagellar biosynthesis protein FlhA translates to MKNIDVVVAILIVSIVFLMILPLPAFVLDFFQLLNISISMVILFSTMYVKHALDISSFPTLLLIVTLFRLGLNVASTRLILLEGEKFQGKVIRTFGEFVVKGDYVVGLIVFIILVIIQFIVITRGAERIAEVAARFTLDAMPGKQMSVDADLNAGLITEEEARKRRDLIRREADFYGAMDGATKFVRGDAIASIIIVFVNILGGLLIGILKHGLSVAEAARVYALLTVGDGLVTQIPALLVSTATGILVSRAASKENLGQDLVRELTAERKVLFISGVMLIFLGIATPLPFTSTIIGLAFVLLAIYTTRLAPQPEKTPAVAAPTVVKPILTTPQEVADVLQTDTVEIEIGYGLLPLADPSQGGDLLERITMIRKQIAFDLGLVLSPIRVRDSVLLKPNEYVIKIRGAEVSRYELVPNRLLAINPGTASQKIAGIPTKEPAFGMQAFWIEPARKDEATKLGYTVVDPPTVFATHLTETLKRNAADLLGTREFNLLLDGLREKFPQLVSDLIPSVLKAGDVKKILQRLLAEQVSIRNLPLIFETLLEYGEKSTDIVYLTEQVRRALKRQIAQSVQAEDGKIHAVGLDHGLEKRLAESIQDVAGERKIVLNPQILREIMESISKQLELLMRKGYMPVVVCSGAIRPYLASTVRKFLPNVPVIAYEEIPEDITLQVEGVVKL, encoded by the coding sequence ATGAAAAACATAGACGTTGTGGTTGCAATTTTGATAGTTTCGATAGTGTTTTTAATGATTCTGCCTTTACCAGCCTTCGTGCTGGATTTTTTCCAATTGCTGAACATTTCCATCTCCATGGTCATATTGTTTTCAACCATGTACGTCAAACATGCCCTTGATATATCCTCATTTCCCACCTTGCTCCTCATAGTCACGCTTTTCAGACTTGGGCTAAACGTTGCCTCCACGAGATTGATTCTACTTGAAGGTGAGAAATTTCAAGGAAAAGTTATAAGAACCTTTGGAGAGTTTGTTGTTAAGGGTGATTACGTCGTCGGTTTGATAGTGTTCATAATTTTGGTTATAATTCAGTTCATCGTCATCACCAGGGGTGCTGAAAGAATTGCCGAAGTCGCTGCAAGGTTTACGCTCGATGCAATGCCAGGAAAACAGATGAGTGTGGATGCAGATTTGAACGCAGGCCTTATAACTGAAGAAGAAGCAAGAAAAAGAAGGGATCTCATCAGAAGAGAGGCAGACTTTTATGGAGCAATGGATGGTGCCACAAAGTTTGTGCGAGGCGATGCGATAGCAAGCATAATAATCGTTTTTGTCAACATTCTTGGGGGTCTTTTGATAGGAATTTTGAAACATGGTTTAAGCGTAGCCGAAGCCGCTAGAGTTTATGCCTTGTTGACCGTCGGAGATGGTTTGGTAACGCAGATTCCTGCCCTTTTGGTTTCAACTGCGACTGGTATTTTAGTTTCCAGAGCGGCTTCAAAGGAAAACCTTGGGCAGGATTTGGTAAGGGAGCTTACGGCAGAAAGAAAGGTACTTTTCATCAGTGGAGTAATGTTGATTTTTCTTGGAATTGCCACACCATTGCCTTTCACAAGCACCATAATTGGCTTAGCTTTTGTGTTGCTTGCAATTTACACAACCAGATTGGCGCCACAACCTGAAAAAACACCGGCGGTTGCGGCTCCAACCGTTGTAAAGCCAATATTGACGACACCTCAAGAGGTAGCAGATGTTTTGCAGACTGATACAGTGGAAATCGAAATAGGATACGGTTTGTTGCCGCTTGCCGATCCATCTCAAGGTGGAGATCTTTTGGAAAGAATCACCATGATAAGAAAGCAAATTGCCTTCGATTTGGGGTTGGTTCTTTCACCTATAAGGGTGCGTGACAGTGTTTTACTTAAGCCGAACGAGTACGTCATAAAAATACGCGGTGCAGAAGTTTCAAGATATGAACTAGTTCCAAACAGGTTGCTTGCAATCAACCCCGGTACTGCTTCTCAGAAAATAGCTGGAATACCAACGAAAGAGCCTGCCTTTGGAATGCAAGCTTTTTGGATAGAACCAGCGAGAAAAGATGAGGCTACAAAGTTAGGTTATACAGTTGTGGATCCTCCGACTGTTTTTGCAACTCATTTGACGGAAACTCTCAAACGTAATGCGGCAGATTTGCTTGGTACAAGAGAATTCAACCTGTTGCTCGATGGTTTAAGGGAAAAGTTCCCGCAACTTGTCAGTGACCTTATACCATCTGTTCTAAAAGCAGGAGATGTTAAAAAGATTTTGCAAAGACTTTTGGCTGAACAAGTTTCCATCAGGAATCTTCCCTTGATTTTCGAAACTCTTCTTGAATACGGTGAAAAGAGTACAGATATAGTGTATTTGACTGAGCAAGTTAGAAGGGCTTTAAAGCGGCAAATTGCACAATCGGTTCAAGCCGAGGATGGAAAGATCCACGCCGTTGGGCTTGACCATGGACTTGAAAAAAGATTGGCCGAATCAATCCAAGATGTGGCTGGTGAAAGAAAAATAGTTTTAAACCCGCAGATTTTAAGGGAGATAATGGAAAGTATATCCAAGCAGCTTGAACTGCTTATGAGAAAAGGTTATATGCCGGTTGTGGTGTGCTCTGGTGCCATCAGACCGTACTTGGCTTCAACGGTGAGAAAGTTTTTGCCAAACGTCCCTGTTATCGCTTATGAAGAAATTCCTGAAGACATTACCTTGCAAGTGGAAGGTGTGGTTAAACTGTGA